A genomic segment from Vagococcus zengguangii encodes:
- a CDS encoding serine aminopeptidase domain-containing protein, translating to MKKIILPTLLAGLVLTAGQTLADSTESSTDQILTTEVSSETEQELTSEEVTSETEQDLTTEETSTESLEVTTGTTSEEVEQPQTNNQNDDKDLITNLIANTLFKLAFDKAGGESLWVENGIDWMATDRADYTESYKQAIAWYNEQPKEELSLASGAVGYYLANGDSNKTVILAHGYRGSHSIMGPWAKMYYDLGYNVLTPDAQGITTGGKNYIDFGWNEKSNYVNWVNLVNEMNNQEGTILLSGVSMGAATVLMTAGEQLPENVIGVIADSAYTSLEDELNYIIENISTIIDMGSVKLQNKGGLDGLLDPEKLKEALPLVDEKVQTNLGFAMAEVSTVNQVQKATIPVGLIHNSDDTFIPQAFENTLFDNISATKYIYQSPVGNHIGGINMSYTDYVATVKNYIEFFEAGADAKLFSEPITQVVTFVDKDGNVLAEPQTFHGQPGESFEIVLPEIEGYELAGDYQTQYTFGEEQQDISIDIVYTELPEEPEESTPEESTDSSEETGDSSVEDLSSEDSSTEESTISSEETETSDSLDKGTVSSNNNNDSSLPQTGEVVGTSLAIVGSLFVFVAAFLNRKTLSKLVKK from the coding sequence ATGAAAAAAATTATTTTACCTACATTATTAGCCGGATTAGTTTTAACAGCGGGTCAGACATTAGCTGATTCAACTGAATCTAGCACGGATCAAATTTTGACAACGGAAGTATCAAGTGAAACAGAACAAGAGTTAACATCTGAAGAAGTAACAAGTGAAACGGAACAAGATTTAACAACTGAAGAAACTTCAACTGAAAGTTTAGAAGTGACAACAGGGACTACATCAGAAGAAGTAGAACAACCACAAACGAATAACCAAAATGATGATAAAGATCTTATTACTAACTTAATCGCAAATACTTTATTTAAATTAGCATTTGATAAAGCAGGCGGTGAAAGTTTATGGGTAGAAAACGGCATTGATTGGATGGCAACGGATCGTGCAGATTATACTGAATCTTATAAACAAGCCATTGCTTGGTATAATGAGCAACCTAAAGAGGAATTATCATTAGCAAGTGGGGCAGTAGGTTACTACTTAGCCAATGGGGATTCTAATAAAACCGTTATTTTAGCGCATGGCTATCGTGGTTCTCACTCAATTATGGGACCATGGGCAAAAATGTACTATGATTTAGGATATAATGTTTTGACACCTGACGCACAAGGGATTACTACAGGTGGAAAAAATTATATTGATTTCGGTTGGAATGAAAAATCTAACTATGTTAACTGGGTGAACTTAGTTAACGAAATGAATAATCAAGAGGGAACTATCTTATTAAGTGGTGTTTCAATGGGAGCTGCAACTGTCTTAATGACAGCAGGGGAACAGTTACCAGAGAACGTAATTGGTGTGATTGCTGATTCGGCCTATACATCTTTAGAGGATGAATTAAATTATATTATCGAAAACATTTCGACAATTATCGATATGGGTTCTGTTAAATTACAAAATAAAGGTGGCTTAGATGGCTTACTTGATCCAGAAAAATTAAAAGAAGCCCTACCTCTAGTTGATGAAAAAGTTCAAACTAACTTAGGTTTTGCTATGGCAGAGGTTTCTACTGTTAATCAAGTACAAAAAGCAACAATTCCAGTAGGATTAATTCATAATTCAGATGATACATTTATTCCTCAAGCATTTGAAAACACATTATTTGATAACATTTCAGCTACTAAATATATTTATCAATCACCAGTTGGTAATCATATCGGTGGTATTAACATGTCATACACTGATTATGTTGCAACAGTAAAAAATTACATCGAATTTTTCGAAGCAGGAGCAGATGCTAAATTATTTAGTGAGCCAATCACACAAGTGGTTACATTTGTAGACAAAGATGGTAATGTACTAGCTGAGCCACAAACATTCCATGGTCAACCAGGCGAATCATTTGAAATTGTTTTACCAGAAATTGAAGGCTATGAATTAGCTGGTGACTATCAAACACAGTATACGTTTGGTGAAGAACAACAAGATATTTCAATTGATATTGTTTATACAGAGTTACCAGAAGAACCAGAAGAAAGTACACCAGAGGAAAGCACCGACAGTAGTGAAGAAACGGGAGATAGTTCTGTCGAAGATTTATCATCAGAAGATTCATCGACAGAAGAAAGTACAATAAGCAGTGAGGAAACAGAAACGTCAGATTCTTTAGATAAAGGAACTGTTTCATCAAATAACAATAATGATTCTTCATTACCACAAACTGGTGAAGTAGTAGGTACAAGTCTAGCAATTGTTGGTTCGTTATTCGTCTTTGTTGCTGCTTTCTTGAATAGAAAAACATTAAGTAAATTAGTAAAAAAATAA
- a CDS encoding coenzyme F420-0:L-glutamate ligase, which translates to MERTVGTITRGLRCPIIKAGDNIEQIVVDSVLNSAQAEGFTIGERDIVAITESIVARAQNNYATIDQIGQDIKQKFGDETIGVLFPILSRNRFSNCLRGIARGAKKIVIMLSYPSDEVGNHLVSLDLLDEKGVNPWTDELTEKEFRELFGYNKHTFTGVDYIEYYKELVEAEGAECEVIFSQKPKTILKYTNHILTCDIHTRYRTKRILEQNGAKKVYTLDDILSESIDGSGYNEQYGLLGSNKSTEDAVKLFPRECQPVVDKIQDLMKEATGQTIEVMIYGDGAFKDPVGEIWELADPVVSPAYTAGLDGTPNEVKLKYLADNNFSELSGETLEAAIKQHINEKDDDLVGAMEAQGTTPRRLTDLIGSLADLTSGSGDKGTPIVFIQGYFDNFTK; encoded by the coding sequence GTGGAACGAACAGTTGGGACTATTACTAGAGGATTAAGATGTCCAATTATTAAAGCAGGCGATAATATTGAACAAATCGTTGTGGATAGCGTCTTAAATTCAGCACAAGCAGAAGGATTTACAATTGGAGAACGCGATATCGTAGCGATTACGGAATCAATAGTAGCGCGTGCACAAAATAATTACGCAACGATTGATCAAATTGGGCAAGATATTAAACAAAAATTTGGAGATGAAACGATTGGTGTGTTATTTCCTATTCTAAGCCGTAACCGTTTTTCAAATTGTTTACGCGGGATTGCTAGAGGCGCAAAAAAAATCGTCATTATGTTAAGCTATCCATCAGATGAAGTGGGGAATCACTTAGTTTCATTAGACTTATTGGATGAAAAAGGAGTAAATCCTTGGACAGATGAGTTAACAGAAAAAGAATTTCGTGAGTTATTTGGCTACAACAAACACACCTTCACAGGCGTCGACTACATCGAATATTACAAAGAATTAGTCGAAGCAGAAGGTGCTGAGTGTGAAGTGATCTTTTCACAAAAGCCGAAAACTATTTTGAAATATACGAATCATATATTAACGTGTGATATTCATACGCGCTACCGTACTAAACGTATTTTAGAACAAAACGGAGCGAAGAAAGTTTATACCTTAGATGATATTCTTTCAGAATCAATCGATGGTAGTGGCTACAATGAGCAATATGGCTTGTTAGGGTCAAATAAATCAACTGAAGACGCAGTGAAATTATTCCCACGTGAATGCCAACCAGTCGTTGATAAAATTCAAGATTTAATGAAAGAAGCAACAGGTCAAACCATCGAAGTGATGATTTATGGTGACGGTGCTTTCAAAGACCCGGTTGGGGAAATTTGGGAATTAGCGGATCCAGTGGTTTCACCAGCTTATACAGCAGGATTAGATGGTACGCCGAACGAAGTGAAATTGAAATATTTAGCTGACAATAACTTTTCTGAACTTTCAGGTGAAACATTGGAAGCAGCAATTAAACAACATATTAATGAAAAAGATGATGATTTAGTTGGGGCGATGGAAGCGCAAGGAACAACCCCACGTCGTTTAACTGATTTAATCGGTTCATTAGCTGACTTAACATCAGGTAGTGGTGACAAAGGAACACCGATTGTCTTTATCCAAGGTTATTTTGACAACTTCACTAAATAA
- the racE gene encoding glutamate racemase encodes MKEMATRAIGFIDSGVGGLTVVKEALKQLPNEKIMYLGDTARCPYGPRPVEQVVQFTWEMTNFLVKKNIKMLVIACNTATAVALDEIKAALDIPVVGVILPGSRASLKQTKNNRIGMIGTIGTVNSHSYLNAIKNKSPQTEVIELACPKFVPLVESKSYQTSLAKKVVAETLQPLINQKIDTLILGCTHYPLLRPIVQNVIGDNVTLVDSGAETISDVSMLLDYFDIQAPVSNETPQHEFYTTASTKMFEEIAMDWLPLSDIHVQKISLGEEKRN; translated from the coding sequence GTGAAGGAGATGGCAACTAGAGCCATAGGGTTTATTGATTCAGGTGTTGGGGGGCTAACCGTTGTAAAAGAAGCGTTAAAGCAACTGCCAAATGAAAAAATCATGTATTTAGGTGACACAGCCCGTTGTCCTTATGGTCCACGACCAGTTGAACAAGTCGTTCAATTTACATGGGAGATGACCAATTTTTTAGTGAAAAAAAATATAAAAATGTTAGTAATTGCCTGTAATACGGCGACAGCTGTTGCTTTGGATGAAATTAAAGCGGCTCTTGATATTCCCGTTGTCGGTGTTATTTTACCTGGCAGTCGAGCGAGCTTGAAGCAAACGAAAAATAATCGGATTGGGATGATTGGGACTATCGGTACTGTCAATAGTCATTCGTACTTAAATGCAATTAAGAATAAATCGCCACAGACTGAAGTTATCGAACTAGCTTGTCCTAAGTTTGTACCATTAGTTGAAAGCAAAAGTTATCAAACATCTCTTGCAAAAAAAGTGGTAGCTGAAACGTTACAACCGTTAATCAATCAAAAAATTGATACGCTAATTCTGGGATGCACACATTATCCGTTGTTGCGTCCAATTGTTCAAAATGTGATAGGTGATAACGTTACACTGGTTGATTCAGGTGCAGAAACCATTAGTGACGTGAGTATGTTGCTAGATTATTTTGATATCCAAGCGCCAGTTTCAAATGAAACACCACAACATGAATTTTATACGACGGCTTCAACTAAAATGTTTGAAGAAATTGCTATGGATTGGCTACCATTATCTGATATTCATGTACAAAAAATTAGTCTAGGTGAGGAAAAGAGGAATTAG
- the rph gene encoding ribonuclease PH, which produces MRHDARQENQLREVTIETEVLKHAEGSVMISFGETKVLCAATVEESVPPFLRGSGKGWVTAEYSMLPRATNTRNRRESSKGKLTGRTMEIQRLIGRALRAVVDLEKLGEQSIIVDCDVIQADGGTRTASITGAFVALAIAINKEIAKGTIKENPIKEHLAAISVGILPSGAAVLDLDYVEDVEAAVDMNLVMTETGEFVEVQGTGEEHTYTRAQLLEMLDLGDLGIRELIRLQKEALAATKLPEYEQVSDKEIVIATNNLGKAKEFEAIFGAKGYTIKTLQDFPEIPEVIETGKTFAENAALKAETIAERLNCLVLADDSGLMVDALNGQPGVYSARFAGPGHNDAANNAKLLHELTDVPSEKRTAKFHCTLALAAPGKDTLFVEGEVLGRILSIPRGDNGFGYDPLFYVEEFDKSMAELSAEEKNKISHRAIAIQNLATVWDKWQEG; this is translated from the coding sequence GTGAGACATGATGCACGTCAAGAAAATCAATTAAGAGAAGTAACGATTGAAACAGAAGTATTGAAACACGCAGAAGGTTCAGTGATGATTAGCTTTGGAGAAACTAAGGTGTTATGTGCCGCAACTGTAGAAGAGTCAGTCCCACCGTTTTTAAGAGGTTCAGGTAAAGGGTGGGTGACAGCTGAGTATAGCATGTTGCCACGTGCAACCAATACGCGTAATCGTCGTGAAAGCTCAAAAGGAAAATTAACTGGACGTACAATGGAAATTCAACGTTTAATTGGTCGTGCTTTACGAGCAGTGGTTGATTTAGAAAAATTAGGGGAACAATCAATCATTGTCGATTGTGATGTGATTCAAGCAGACGGAGGCACACGTACAGCGAGCATTACGGGTGCTTTTGTCGCGCTAGCAATTGCGATTAATAAAGAAATCGCAAAAGGGACCATCAAAGAAAATCCAATTAAAGAACATTTAGCCGCAATTAGTGTCGGTATTTTACCAAGTGGGGCTGCCGTTTTAGACTTGGATTACGTTGAAGATGTTGAAGCAGCCGTAGACATGAATTTAGTCATGACAGAAACGGGTGAATTCGTTGAAGTGCAAGGAACAGGAGAAGAGCATACTTATACGCGTGCACAGTTACTTGAGATGCTTGATTTAGGGGACTTAGGCATTCGTGAATTGATTCGTCTACAAAAAGAAGCGCTAGCGGCAACTAAATTACCAGAATATGAACAAGTTAGTGATAAAGAAATTGTCATTGCAACGAATAATTTAGGTAAAGCCAAAGAATTTGAAGCGATTTTTGGTGCAAAAGGCTACACTATTAAAACGTTACAAGACTTTCCAGAAATTCCTGAAGTGATTGAAACGGGTAAAACATTTGCCGAAAATGCCGCGCTAAAAGCTGAAACGATTGCTGAACGTTTGAATTGCTTAGTTTTAGCGGATGATTCTGGTTTAATGGTTGATGCTTTAAATGGTCAACCCGGTGTTTATTCCGCTCGATTTGCAGGTCCAGGTCACAATGATGCGGCTAATAATGCTAAACTATTGCATGAATTAACGGATGTGCCATCTGAAAAACGTACGGCTAAATTCCACTGCACCTTAGCTTTAGCAGCTCCAGGTAAAGATACATTGTTCGTTGAAGGGGAAGTATTAGGACGTATCTTAAGTATTCCACGTGGTGATAACGGTTTTGGTTATGATCCTTTATTCTATGTGGAGGAATTTGACAAATCAATGGCGGAATTAAGTGCTGAAGAGAAAAATAAAATCAGTCACCGAGCAATTGCTATACAAAACTTAGCAACAGTTTGGGATAAGTGGCAAGAGGGGTAA